Part of the bacterium genome is shown below.
CTGGCGATCAAAGCTCAGCGGGTGCTCGACGGTACCGGACGCCCGCCGATCGAGCGCGGCGTGGTGCTCGTCGACGGGGACCGGATCACGGCGGTGGGGCGCCAGGCCGATGCGGCCATTCCCGCCGGCGCGGAGGTCATCGATTGCGGAACGCAGACGGTGCTGCCGGCCTTCGTCGACGCGCACTCCCACGCGTCCATCAACCCGGGACTCGGCGACCAGATCGGGCAGCTGAAGCAGCCGCCGGCGCCGCAGGTGGTGCGCGCGGTCCGCAATCTGCGCACGGATCTGCTCTCCGGCGTGACGACGATGCGCGTCGTCGGCGAGGAGCATTTCATCGACGTCGAGCTGCGCGAGGCGATCGCCGCCGGCCGGCTGCCGGGACCGCGCCTCGTCGTGGCGACGCGGCCGATCACGGCCCGCAACGGCCACGGCGCCGCGCTCACGTACTCGGACGGAGAGGACGAGATCCGCAAGCACGTCCGCGAGAACATCGCCGCGGGGGCCGATTTGATCAAGCTGTTCATGACCGGCGGCGTTTCGAGCAAGGGCACGGCGTCGCGCTGGTACGCCTACTCCCGGCACGAGGTGGAGGTGGCGGTCGAGGAGGCGCACCGGAACAACAAGCCGGTGGCCGTCCACGCGCACGGCGGGCCCGGAGTCCGGATCTGCATCGAGGCCGGCGTGGACTCGATCGAGCACGGCAAGCTGTGCGAGATGGACGACCTCGTGGAGATGCGCCACCGCGGGACCTGGCTCGTCACCAACAACGCCGTCTCGGGCCATCCGGACGGCATCGAGAAAGGCGACGCGCATGTCCCGTCGATCATGGCCAAGCTGATGGAGTCGCGCGAGAAGTCCCGCGAAAACTTCGCCGCGGTCCTCGAGAGCGGCGTGCGGTGGGCCCTCGGCACCGACTCGATGCACGGGCTCATCTGGTGGGAGATCGCGAAGGTCGTGGAGTGGGGGGCCGATCCGTACGACGCGCTGCGTGCCGCCACCCAGCGCGCCGCACAGGCGATCGGCCTCGGCGACGAGTGCGGCACGCTCGAGGCCGGCAAGGCGGCCGACGTCATCAGCGTCGACGGCGATCCGTTGAAAGACATCGCCTGCCTGGAGCGTGTCGGCCTGATTCTGCAGGGGGGCCGCCGCCGGGACGGCCTCTCGGCCAAGTAGGGGCGATGCGGACGATGAACGCCGCGGTCGTCCACGGTCGCGGCGGCCCCGAGGTCGTCTCGGTCGACCGCGTCCCGGTCCCCGAGCTCGCGGCCGGCGACGCGCTGGTGCGCGTTCGCGCCTGCGCGATGAACCGCATGGACGTCTGGGCGCGGACCGGACCGCCGCAGCCCGTGTTTCCGTGGAAGGAGCGGGAGTATCCCGTCATCACCGGCGCCGACATCGCCGGCGAGGTGGAGGCGGTGGGATCAGGCGCCGCGGGCGTCCGGCCGGGCGACTGCGTGGTCGTCTTCGGCCCGCTGTCGTGCGGCCGCTGCGAGTACTGTGCGCGCGGCGAGCAGACAATGTGCCCGGAGTACCGGATCTTCGGCGAGCACACGCAGGGCGGCTTCGCGGAATACGTGGCCGTGCCCGCGGCCAACCTCGAACCGATTCCGCCGGGCGTGGACTTTACGACGGCCGCGGCCGGGTCGACCTCGTACTGCACGGCGTGGCGGTGCGTCGTGACGCGCGGCGAGGTGCGGCCGGGGGACGACGTGCTGGTCCTCGCGGCCGGCGGCGGCGTAGGCGCGGCGGCGATCGACATCGCGCTGCGGGGCGGCGCGCGGGTGTTTGCCGGGGCGAGCACGCCGGAGAAGCGGGCGAAGGCGCTCGCGCTGGGCGCCGCGGCCGCGGTCGACCACACCACGCCGTTTTCGGCGTGGGTTCTTGAGCAGACGGGGGGCCGCGGCGTCGACCTCGTCGTGGATTCGCTCGGCGCCACGTGGCCGGAGAGCATTCGAAGCCTCGCCCGGGGCGGCCGCCTGTGCGTCTGCGGCGCGACGCTCGACAACAAACCACAGTTCGACATTCGCGAGCTCTACCAGCGCCACCGGTCGATCCGCGGCGCGCCGATGGGCAACCGCGCCGAGTTCCGCCAGGTGCTCAAGCTGCTCGGAGAGGGCGGGCTGCGGCCGGCGGTCGACTCCGTGTTTCCCCTGGCCCGCATCCAGGACGCGCACCGCCGGGCGGAGAGCCGCGACGCGTTCGGCAAGATCGTGGTGACGATGTAACCTTTGGAACAGGGAGGTTCAGCGATGCCGACCGCACGGACGAAGGCCACGATCGCGACCCGGGAGTACGACTATGTCGCGCCGCTCGCCGCGGGCGAGGTCACCGCCGACGGCGTCGACTTGAAGGTGCTCCGCGTGTCCGACGCCCTCAGGCGGTTCCCCGCGGATCCTTCCATGGAAGGCGGCGAGGCGTCGTTCAGCCAGTATCTCCGGCGGATCGCCT
Proteins encoded:
- a CDS encoding amidohydrolase family protein; this translates as MFLAIKAQRVLDGTGRPPIERGVVLVDGDRITAVGRQADAAIPAGAEVIDCGTQTVLPAFVDAHSHASINPGLGDQIGQLKQPPAPQVVRAVRNLRTDLLSGVTTMRVVGEEHFIDVELREAIAAGRLPGPRLVVATRPITARNGHGAALTYSDGEDEIRKHVRENIAAGADLIKLFMTGGVSSKGTASRWYAYSRHEVEVAVEEAHRNNKPVAVHAHGGPGVRICIEAGVDSIEHGKLCEMDDLVEMRHRGTWLVTNNAVSGHPDGIEKGDAHVPSIMAKLMESREKSRENFAAVLESGVRWALGTDSMHGLIWWEIAKVVEWGADPYDALRAATQRAAQAIGLGDECGTLEAGKAADVISVDGDPLKDIACLERVGLILQGGRRRDGLSAK
- a CDS encoding zinc-binding dehydrogenase translates to MRTMNAAVVHGRGGPEVVSVDRVPVPELAAGDALVRVRACAMNRMDVWARTGPPQPVFPWKEREYPVITGADIAGEVEAVGSGAAGVRPGDCVVVFGPLSCGRCEYCARGEQTMCPEYRIFGEHTQGGFAEYVAVPAANLEPIPPGVDFTTAAAGSTSYCTAWRCVVTRGEVRPGDDVLVLAAGGGVGAAAIDIALRGGARVFAGASTPEKRAKALALGAAAAVDHTTPFSAWVLEQTGGRGVDLVVDSLGATWPESIRSLARGGRLCVCGATLDNKPQFDIRELYQRHRSIRGAPMGNRAEFRQVLKLLGEGGLRPAVDSVFPLARIQDAHRRAESRDAFGKIVVTM